In Methanofollis fontis, the following proteins share a genomic window:
- a CDS encoding N-acetyltransferase, translating into MTEYGTNSVGEGARIFEPVTLGFPSRERLGQTDFTGTVIGKNAVLRSGTIIYCDVEIGDDFSSGHNVMIREHTKIGDRVAVGTSTVIEGECSIGNDVSLQSMVYIPTNTILGNSVFIGPNAVLTNDRYPPHGRPPLQGPVIKDNVSIGAGAVILPGITIGEGALVAAGSVVTHDVPARMMAIGTPARFVDLPEKMLE; encoded by the coding sequence ATGACAGAATATGGCACAAACAGCGTGGGCGAGGGCGCACGCATCTTCGAACCGGTGACCCTCGGGTTTCCTTCCAGGGAACGGCTCGGACAGACGGATTTTACCGGGACCGTCATCGGCAAAAACGCCGTTCTCAGGAGCGGGACGATCATCTACTGCGACGTGGAGATCGGTGACGACTTCTCGAGCGGGCACAACGTGATGATCCGTGAGCATACGAAGATCGGCGACCGGGTGGCCGTCGGCACCTCGACGGTGATCGAGGGGGAGTGCTCGATCGGGAACGACGTCTCCCTCCAGAGTATGGTCTATATCCCGACCAATACCATCCTCGGGAACAGCGTGTTCATCGGGCCGAACGCCGTGCTCACGAACGACCGCTACCCGCCGCACGGCAGACCGCCCCTCCAGGGCCCGGTGATCAAGGACAATGTCTCGATCGGGGCCGGAGCGGTGATCCTCCCGGGCATCACCATCGGCGAGGGGGCGCTCGTCGCCGCCGGGTCGGTGGTCACCCACGACGTCCCGGCCCGCATGATGGCGATCGGCACCCCGGCGCGCTTCGTCGACCTCCCGGAGAAGATGCTGGAGTAG
- the glmS gene encoding glutamine--fructose-6-phosphate transaminase (isomerizing): protein MCGIVGYIGWRDAAPLVVEGLKRLEYRGYDSFGVATENGEIRVVKRSGRISENGADITALGGTIGIGHTRWATHGVPNDTNAHPHTDCSGRIAVVHNGIIENYAVLKRKLIENGHRFASETDTEVIAHLVEEHHRGDLLAAVTEAVRHLEGSYAILVIAKDDTRIIAARKSSPLVLGIGDGETLCASDITPLLDHTERAVYLEDGDIAALTPARIDVYHDGVAVERAVNHITWSVDDAKKGGFEHYMLKEIYEQPQVFYNTIKALEKDSRLSMLRIPSEITVAACGTSYHASMAFRYLVQEYTTKRLSVELASEFKYYTPPVRDMVIGVTQSGETADTLAAIEAAKARNCPTLAVTNVLGSSITRSADWTVFMCAGPEISVAATKSFTAQLAVFMGMVNVMADGRFTEPLAHAHRSIERVLSTDLEAAVGLLGSATGMFYVGRGVFYPVALEGALKMKEISYIHAEGYAAGELKHGPFALLSTETPVVAICIPGQTYGVMLSNIKEMKARGAPIIGIGVEGDTEVESVVDVFVTVPEDHPMVQAVTVSVVLQLLAYHTANALCRDIDKPRNLAKSVTVE from the coding sequence GTGTGCGGGATAGTGGGGTATATCGGCTGGAGGGACGCCGCACCTCTGGTTGTCGAGGGCTTAAAACGCCTTGAATATCGCGGCTATGACTCGTTCGGAGTCGCAACCGAGAACGGCGAGATCCGCGTTGTAAAACGGAGTGGACGGATCTCAGAGAACGGCGCCGATATCACCGCTCTCGGTGGCACCATCGGGATCGGGCACACCCGCTGGGCGACCCACGGGGTGCCCAACGACACCAACGCCCACCCCCATACCGACTGTTCGGGCAGGATCGCCGTGGTGCATAACGGGATCATCGAGAACTATGCGGTGCTGAAACGTAAACTCATCGAAAACGGGCACCGTTTTGCGAGCGAGACCGACACCGAGGTGATCGCCCATCTGGTGGAGGAGCACCACCGCGGCGACCTGCTGGCGGCGGTCACGGAGGCGGTGCGCCACCTGGAGGGTTCATATGCCATCCTGGTCATCGCAAAGGACGACACCCGGATCATCGCCGCCCGCAAGAGCAGTCCCCTCGTGCTCGGGATCGGCGACGGCGAGACCCTCTGCGCATCAGATATCACCCCGCTGCTCGACCACACCGAGCGGGCGGTTTACCTGGAGGACGGGGATATCGCCGCCCTCACCCCGGCACGGATCGACGTCTACCATGACGGCGTGGCGGTCGAGCGGGCGGTCAACCATATCACCTGGAGTGTCGACGACGCCAAGAAGGGCGGTTTTGAGCACTATATGCTCAAGGAGATCTACGAACAGCCGCAGGTGTTCTACAACACCATCAAGGCGCTCGAGAAGGACTCCCGCCTCTCCATGCTCAGGATCCCCTCAGAGATCACCGTGGCCGCCTGCGGCACCTCCTACCATGCCTCCATGGCCTTCCGCTATCTCGTCCAGGAGTACACCACCAAACGCCTCTCGGTGGAACTGGCCTCCGAGTTCAAATACTACACCCCACCGGTCCGCGACATGGTGATCGGGGTGACCCAGTCCGGCGAGACCGCCGACACACTGGCGGCGATCGAGGCGGCGAAGGCGAGGAACTGCCCGACCCTGGCGGTCACGAACGTGCTCGGGAGCTCCATCACCCGCAGCGCCGACTGGACCGTTTTCATGTGTGCGGGCCCTGAGATCAGCGTCGCCGCCACAAAGTCGTTCACGGCGCAGCTCGCCGTGTTCATGGGCATGGTGAACGTGATGGCGGACGGGCGGTTCACCGAACCCCTCGCCCACGCCCACCGCTCCATCGAACGGGTGCTCTCGACCGACCTGGAGGCGGCGGTCGGGCTGCTCGGCAGCGCCACCGGCATGTTCTATGTGGGACGCGGGGTGTTCTACCCGGTGGCCCTGGAGGGCGCCCTGAAGATGAAGGAGATCTCCTACATCCATGCCGAGGGGTATGCAGCCGGCGAACTGAAGCATGGTCCGTTCGCCCTCCTCTCCACCGAGACCCCGGTCGTCGCCATCTGCATCCCGGGGCAGACCTACGGGGTGATGCTCTCCAACATCAAGGAGATGAAGGCGCGGGGCGCTCCGATCATCGGCATCGGGGTCGAGGGCGACACCGAGGTCGAGAGTGTCGTGGACGTCTTCGTCACGGTCCCCGAGGACCACCCGATGGTGCAGGCGGTCACGGTCTCGGTGGTCCTGCAGCTGCTGGCCTACCACACGGCGAACGCTTTATGCCGTGACATCGACAAACCAAGAAACCTGGCAAAGAGCGTGACCGTCGAATGA